GTCTGAGTgtatatatgtttgtatgtctTTCTGGGCTAAATCGGTTGGATTGGAGGATAGTGTTTTGGGTGGTTTCGGCGGCATTCAGTAGCGAGCACCTTGATTGACCAACTGGGCACATTTCTTTGTCAAATATCAGTCGTTATATTTTGAGAACTCGAATTGGGGCTGTGTATAAAAAGTTTGGATAGCCTTACTAGTAGATTCATGTAAcattaaaagtttatttctTGCTCATTATTCGATTCTCGGGtcggtttttacaatttacaaaTGAATTAGGCTTATCATCGATTATCGATTCGCTCGCACAATTTCTCAACAGAATAATAGACCCTTCGCTCTAATACTGACATTGAGTACTTAAGATTATTCATAGTTAATGGTTAATAATGCTGAAACGAAACAGAAGGGTGAAACTCGAACTTCCcgatgttttatttttttaccccAAAAGCGAAGGCCAAGAAAGTCCACGGTGCCTTCGGTGTGGGAAATTTTAGGAGCGTGTGGCCACAGTGGGCGCGAAAATTTTGAAACCATAGCTAAAACTTGAGTGTCATTGAATGCGTGTCGAGAATTGGTTTTCAATGATTTTtgcgatttatttaaatacaattttttatgttttatttgttttgtatttaattgcatttgctgtttctttttcatttttgtattttttgtttctttcgaTCATTCATAAATGTAACGTCTAATTTaataatgaattttttaatattttgtatgtgtgtgtgtgtgtctgtgtttaATTCACGGGCTTCGTTTACGCTACATTTTCAATctttgtatattttgttttacgcATAAACTGGGCGTTTAAATTAGGACTTATGACATAAAGGAAAGAaagattttggtttttgtttttttttttcttgtatatAGTGGGGATGTTTACTTTTTGTTGGTTTCCGTATAGATTGCTTTCATACGAAAATGCCttcaattacaatttttgtttgttttgtagttttttataaaaaaagtacacataaaatacaattaaaataaggtaagaaataaaaaattatttcttaaacataaaaattatatacttttgcgatttttttgtggttttttctCCTCCTTCTTCTCCTTGTTGTGGTTTATTTTCTGGTTGttggtttattattattttttttgttttgtttttttgcttgtaacttttatttattattaatttaaattttttgtttgtttttgtttgtatttttgacTACATTATTATTACGCCTGATCGTCCGAGCCGGAACcgtcatcattatcatcatcatcatctatAAGGGGGGAAAATCGGGTGATTAGATTGATGGCGCAAAAAGGAAATTGTTTCTATCAACTCACCATCACATTCAATGTCGTCCTCCTCACCATCGTAGGGGATGTCGTACTCGTCGCTCTCGATTTCACTGTCGCCCTCGATGATTTCGTCCAGAGCCTCTTCCTCATCGGAATCGCCATCCGCGGCTTTCTTGGCCTTCTTTGATTCTGCGGATTTGGCCTGGAAAGGTGAGAAATAGGATACAAATTAGTAGCTGTCTTcgatataaatattgaattaattaaatacaaatatatttacaacAGTAGGTATTGAACCTGGGTCCCTGTTATCTTTAATTATCCatcaaatatgtaaatatctCTGCGACCTACGCAACTAGCTATAAGAAATCAAGGAAACAAGCCGAAATTAAGGAAAGTTTCGGGAAATGGTCCTACGCGCCCAACTCAAACCCACACATCTCCTTGATCAAGGGCATCCAATACCCCTCTTAACTTCCCGTGCGTGTGTACATAgtcataaaatgtatattttcagCCCACAAACAAGCAGCGACGAAAATCGTTATTTTCGCCgtaaaaaaacatttgaaaaatgcGCGCGCCAATGTAATTCGCTGCAAAcggagagacagagagagagagcgagttCGAGAGAGCGGATTACAAGTGCAGCCGTGTTACATCTGTGCTGTGTATGTATTAGGCGACATATTTACTACATAAgggggagaaaaaaaaaaacaataagcagcgacgccggcagcgacATATGTATCCGCATCCGTGAGATACGAAACGAAGCCAAGCGTGCCCTGTGAAAACGGGAGAGCGGcggagagcgaaagagagtaCCTGAGAGGGACCGTATCCGAATCCGTGAGAGCGTCCCGGTCGGCAGAAACTGTAAACTGTACCTGAACTGCATGAATGAATCTCTCCCTCACACAAACGACAGCTGCTGCAGCGACGTCGGCAGCgaagaaaaaggcgcaaaacaACAACATGCGTGGGTTCTCAACTTTTGCCGCTGGCCAACCAACAACAAGCTATATATTATGGTATATGATGTAGTATATAGGCGGTCACGTTCCCAAGTCAAAGAGTAGCCGCAATACATGGGCCCTATTTACCAGGCTGTTACAAAGCGGAAAATGCGGAAAACAAGCGGGCTGTggaaaaatgtgcaaaattaATGGCCAGCCCACCGCCCCTCATTCTTTTATTCCGCTTACAGCATAAGTCACGAGACCCAGAACTCGAGAAATGTGCAATAGAGGATTAGGGGGACAAACAGGGTCCATCAGAAAAGGGAAATAATTGATACTGGGATTACTAGGGCAGAGTTAATCCGAGTTCTATTGATTGGTATCTCGGTTAATTACGGTGATTAATGAAAAGATAGGAAAAACCCCATATCAGCTAGTATTATAATAGCATCAGAATATTAGTGTTAGAAGCAATGAAGGGCATAAGTACAAACAACTCCATTGTTATGAATTAGGTAAATaactttccaaatcttatctagaattctttaaaatgtactaCTGTACCATATATCTGAAAGTTATTCGAAAGTATCTCAATTGATTTATAGGTAAACCCAAGATAGCTAAGTAGTCCCAACGACACCCTGTAAAACTGTCTTGTTTTATGTACCAAAATAAATACGCATAAAGCAGAGCAGGGAAAAAAGTGAAAGATAAATGTAAGCACAAACGCAAACAGACAAAACGGCCCATGGTGTGTATACAAATTACGAGGGAGAGGAGAGGAGAGAGCGAGCGAGTTTTGTATCTCGCTCTTTTGTATCCGTAtctctctcccgctctctcCTGCTCTCTCGTTAAactgtacatttttatttcgagtttgagtttgagAAAAGCGCTTGATTTGCCAATTTATCTGCCTTACTGGCcgaactattttatttttatcaagaAATGTGCTTCTCGATTATGGAATGTGACAGCGCAGAAGCCCAAAAACTTGTTCAAATACCGCGTGCTCTGCgttaaccaaaaataaagtGGCAAAACATGACATGAGTAATTTACCGGCCGGCAATGTGTGTTTTCATTGAGAGAGTGCATTGGCATCGCTACGCGTTTGCATTTGCAATTGCCATATAGCCCATAGCTGATAAATAAGGCCAAGAGTATGAGTTATATCTATTGGTAATGCTTTTCAGCGAACACGTCAATGCTAATGACCTATGgggtttattaaaaatacattaccCACCCCATacgaaacgaaacaaaagGCCCTGGCTAACTGTACTCCCGGTCTATATGCACGATGGCCCTCTAACCTCGATTTGAACCTAACAACAATAATCTTTGATTGCCGGACCCGCAATCATCTTGGTTAATCGTAAACAACACTCTCTCTCTCGGGAGAGAGAGTATATAAGCTAGTGAGAGAGCGGCGCTGTTCCGAAAAACGTGTGTATATCTATTTCTAGAATTTTTCTCAACCACAAAAAGTGGAACTCGCGTTAATCAAGTGAATCATTGGGGGCGCTTCTACTTCTACTACCGCGTAAACAAATGGCTATGGCTACTTACTTCTGCTGGCCTCTTGGTGCCTTTCACGGATTCCTTTGCGggggcagcggcggcagcagcgtcGGCGGCATCCTCGCCGTCCTTTGACGCACCGTTGTCGGCCGCATCGCCGGCGGCGTCGGCAGCAGCGGCCTTATCCTCGGCGGCCGCCTTCGCCTTGAGATCGTCCTTCACGGAGCTCACATCCTCCGCCGCCACCTTCTCCACGGCCACATCGCCGTTGTTCTGTTGTTCCGTAGCAGCCGAcatgatttttgttttgtgtttttccgGGAACT
The genomic region above belongs to Drosophila takahashii strain IR98-3 E-12201 chromosome 2L, DtakHiC1v2, whole genome shotgun sequence and contains:
- the Bacc gene encoding bacchus, which produces MSAATEQQNNGDVAVEKVAAEDVSSVKDDLKAKAAAEDKAAAADAAGDAADNGASKDGEDAADAAAAAAPAKESVKGTKRPAEAKSAESKKAKKAADGDSDEEEALDEIIEGDSEIESDEYDIPYDGEEDDIECDDDDDDNDDGSGSDDQA